The following are encoded together in the Weissella soli genome:
- the mutM gene encoding bifunctional DNA-formamidopyrimidine glycosylase/DNA-(apurinic or apyrimidinic site) lyase yields the protein MPELPEVETVRRGLMRLVAKRRIISTEVRWEKTVGMDPAAFDAELANRVIEQIDRRGKYLLFRLSGGLTMVSHLRMEGSYYTVPAGTEPGKHDLITFHLDGDVDLFYRDTRKFGRMKVVRDEAVMTVAGLATIGPEPTADALSLDYMVNEFQRSKMHIKPFLLNQSHIAGLGNIYVDETLWQSKIHPLQPANSLTTPKLTELRTNIIHEMQRAIKHHGTTVHSFTTAFGEAGEFQNELQVYGRQGQPCMRCGTPLEKTKVAQRGTTYCPHCQVLQ from the coding sequence ATGCCAGAATTACCAGAAGTGGAGACGGTCCGCCGCGGTTTGATGCGTTTAGTTGCCAAACGCCGGATTATATCAACAGAAGTTCGGTGGGAGAAGACTGTCGGCATGGATCCAGCAGCATTTGATGCTGAACTAGCTAATCGGGTAATTGAGCAAATTGATCGGCGTGGTAAATATCTCCTGTTTCGTTTAAGTGGTGGTTTGACCATGGTGTCGCACTTACGGATGGAAGGTTCATATTACACAGTTCCGGCTGGTACTGAACCAGGAAAACACGATTTGATCACTTTTCACCTGGATGGCGATGTTGATTTGTTTTACCGTGACACGCGTAAGTTTGGCCGTATGAAAGTGGTCAGAGATGAGGCGGTTATGACCGTAGCCGGGCTGGCCACAATTGGTCCCGAACCGACGGCTGATGCGTTATCCTTGGATTACATGGTTAATGAATTTCAACGGAGTAAGATGCATATTAAGCCTTTTTTACTTAATCAAAGTCATATTGCCGGCTTGGGTAATATTTATGTCGATGAAACGCTATGGCAATCTAAAATTCACCCTTTACAGCCCGCTAATAGTTTAACGACGCCCAAGTTAACCGAGTTACGCACAAACATCATTCATGAGATGCAACGAGCTATTAAGCATCACGGGACGACGGTGCACAGTTTTACAACTGCTTTTGGTGAGGCTGGTGAGTTCCAAAATGAACTACAAGTTTACGGTCGCCAGGGCCAACCATGTATGCGCTGTGGGACGCCTCTAGAGAAAACAAAGGTTGCCCAACGCGGGACGACGTATTGTCCACATTGCCAAGTATTACAGTAA
- a CDS encoding YibE/F family protein codes for MTVTMMLAFILLVLMVCIGGVKGFGAFISLWINFVIMIAMLVMINFGFNAVIVLLIGGVLLLLVTILSAGADDEITSITMGASFIVMVALIILMLPAEYLNLAQGFAEENSEELEGLSLSIGLNFVSIGLVAAVVATLGAIAEASIAVTAGTYELIEHNPKMTATEIFKTGSQLGYQIVGTAVNTVLFGFMADFLSLGVWYAKLDYALGDIINSKLFVSTMLSMIYAILGVILVLPVSLGLIVWQHRRRHEST; via the coding sequence ATGACAGTGACGATGATGTTAGCGTTTATTTTATTGGTTTTGATGGTATGCATTGGTGGTGTGAAGGGCTTTGGTGCATTTATCAGTTTATGGATTAATTTTGTCATTATGATTGCCATGTTGGTGATGATTAATTTTGGTTTTAATGCCGTGATTGTCCTTTTGATTGGTGGGGTGTTACTACTTCTAGTGACCATTTTAAGCGCTGGTGCTGATGATGAAATCACATCTATCACGATGGGGGCGAGTTTCATTGTGATGGTCGCACTCATTATCCTGATGTTACCCGCTGAATATTTAAACTTAGCACAAGGGTTTGCTGAAGAGAATTCAGAAGAGCTGGAAGGGTTGTCATTGTCCATTGGGTTGAACTTTGTCTCAATTGGGCTTGTGGCTGCCGTTGTCGCAACTTTGGGTGCCATTGCCGAGGCATCAATTGCCGTGACTGCTGGCACTTATGAGTTGATTGAGCATAATCCAAAGATGACAGCGACTGAAATTTTTAAAACTGGGAGTCAGCTGGGTTATCAAATTGTTGGTACCGCAGTCAATACGGTTCTCTTTGGCTTTATGGCTGATTTCTTAAGCTTAGGCGTGTGGTATGCCAAGCTAGATTACGCGCTCGGTGACATTATTAATTCAAAGCTCTTTGTCTCAACTATGTTGTCGATGATTTATGCTATTTTGGGGGTCATTCTAGTATTACCAGTTTCCTTAGGCTTAATCGTTTGGCAACATCGTCGTCGCCATGAGAGCACCTGA
- a CDS encoding DnaD domain protein, protein MAFHTNQHYRVIIPTEPLTQTHTQALAQLYLPIIGPEAFAVYFSMVTGKVSDEPTLNHTDLLDQLAISSPHFLQAREMLEGLGLLKSFEQKLTTTTQWVYQFFLPLTPSAFFHEKLLLGLLNHYIGTEQTTDLVGRLLPHTAEIPGQDVSKHFFDVIRHQQMADLDIVVPENRITSPLVDALGASNTSIDFELIQAMLKSFQVQLVELKRHESNLLLIKDLYGVSDTDLARVIGQNLNNDKSVNIKGVEQSFARNYRASFNTPRHAGQPAETISGDTDDNPLIAAAKKLSPLEFLGDIRKQSGGMVTSGEEFEIKKLVQLGKLPNVVLNIMLYNLTIVEQRTTLSQAFMETVYNDWAQVGIQTPEAAIKYLQERQVKKQQTTQKRGGTHYQTTPRVIEKRPDWQKQQARTLSSDEKQAADQMLAELQARRNQRNQNEGEN, encoded by the coding sequence ATGGCCTTTCATACAAATCAACATTATCGGGTCATCATTCCAACGGAGCCCTTGACCCAAACTCATACCCAAGCGCTGGCACAATTGTACCTACCGATTATCGGTCCGGAAGCGTTTGCCGTCTATTTTTCGATGGTGACTGGTAAAGTCAGTGATGAACCCACTTTAAATCATACGGATTTGCTAGATCAGTTGGCAATTTCATCACCCCATTTTCTACAAGCGCGTGAAATGCTTGAGGGATTGGGCCTACTAAAATCATTTGAACAAAAGCTGACGACAACGACGCAGTGGGTGTATCAATTTTTCTTACCGCTCACGCCAAGTGCTTTTTTTCATGAAAAACTATTATTAGGCCTTTTGAATCACTATATCGGCACTGAACAGACCACCGATCTAGTGGGGCGTTTATTACCGCATACCGCAGAAATTCCAGGTCAGGATGTTTCAAAACATTTCTTTGATGTTATCCGTCACCAACAGATGGCCGATTTGGACATTGTTGTTCCAGAAAACAGGATTACTTCGCCACTAGTGGACGCCTTGGGTGCTTCAAATACATCGATTGATTTTGAATTGATTCAAGCGATGTTGAAAAGTTTCCAGGTTCAACTCGTGGAATTAAAGCGACATGAAAGTAATTTGTTATTAATCAAGGACTTGTACGGGGTTTCTGATACGGACCTCGCACGCGTGATTGGGCAAAACTTGAATAACGACAAAAGTGTTAATATCAAGGGTGTTGAACAGAGTTTTGCCCGCAATTATCGTGCTAGTTTCAACACACCCCGTCATGCCGGTCAACCGGCCGAGACGATTAGCGGTGACACTGATGACAATCCACTGATTGCAGCTGCTAAGAAATTAAGCCCACTTGAATTTTTAGGCGATATTCGCAAGCAGAGTGGTGGCATGGTTACCAGTGGAGAAGAGTTTGAAATCAAGAAATTGGTGCAATTAGGTAAATTACCCAATGTTGTACTGAACATCATGCTATACAATTTAACGATTGTCGAGCAACGCACCACCCTCTCGCAGGCATTTATGGAAACGGTCTATAATGATTGGGCTCAGGTAGGCATACAAACCCCAGAAGCCGCGATTAAATATCTGCAGGAACGGCAGGTGAAGAAGCAACAAACGACCCAAAAACGTGGGGGAACGCACTATCAAACGACACCCCGGGTGATTGAGAAACGTCCAGACTGGCAAAAGCAGCAGGCCCGCACATTATCAAGCGATGAAAAACAGGCAGCTGATCAGATGTTGGCGGAACTCCAAGCACGGCGCAATCAACGCAATCAAAATGAAGGAGAGAATTAA
- the coaE gene encoding dephospho-CoA kinase (Dephospho-CoA kinase (CoaE) performs the final step in coenzyme A biosynthesis.), with the protein MIKLGLTGGIATGKSTVSAYIRELGIPVIDADVTAREIVEPGEPAYDDIVSYFGPEILQADGTLNRAALGKIVFSHAEKLAKLNEFTHPRVFQRTQEKTAALVATGADVIVYDIPLLFEANRPDSFDAIMVVTIPRTLQIQRLMARNHFDEQEAVKRIEAQMPMAEKEARADYVIYNDGDLQTTYRQVDQIIADVKKKLE; encoded by the coding sequence ATGATCAAATTAGGATTAACCGGTGGTATCGCGACAGGGAAGTCGACGGTTTCAGCCTATATTCGTGAATTAGGGATCCCGGTGATTGATGCGGATGTGACTGCTCGTGAAATTGTCGAGCCGGGGGAACCTGCTTATGATGATATTGTCAGCTATTTTGGCCCAGAGATTTTGCAAGCAGATGGTACTTTAAATCGCGCCGCTTTGGGTAAAATCGTCTTTAGTCATGCGGAAAAGTTAGCCAAATTAAACGAATTCACCCATCCCCGTGTCTTCCAACGGACGCAGGAAAAGACAGCCGCGCTAGTGGCGACAGGGGCAGACGTCATTGTCTATGATATTCCCTTGTTATTTGAAGCTAACCGGCCAGATTCATTTGATGCGATCATGGTCGTGACGATTCCCCGGACATTACAAATTCAACGATTGATGGCCCGCAATCACTTTGATGAACAAGAAGCCGTCAAACGGATTGAGGCCCAGATGCCAATGGCCGAAAAAGAAGCGCGGGCAGACTATGTCATTTATAATGACGGTGACTTACAGACCACATATCGCCAAGTGGACCAGATTATCGCAGATGTGAAAAAGAAATTGGAGTAA
- the dnaI gene encoding primosomal protein DnaI — translation MAEEFEIKLPSQPNEFTSVSDSIKDTMQKKGLTAKVNALQQQVLQDAEVNQFIQAHQPALTQAVFNRDFATIFEYVNQRNKQRAGDAVVHDGYEPHLVFSNDRILVTYTETEAHRQANRQAVAKEYIHLVGMSKQLRKASLTQFADVSGMSEAWSKTLKFITAYLADPEQVEFHRGLYLHGAYGIGKTYLMGAMANELAAQKIEVSLIHVPTLATELKALISGDATDIQNRLRELREVPVLVLDDIGAEADGTGWIRDDVLGVILDARMQNELPTFFTSNFSMADLESQHFAQTKQGIQEVKAERLMQRIMFLAEEVNVTGPNRRLNG, via the coding sequence ATGGCGGAAGAATTTGAAATAAAATTGCCCAGTCAACCTAACGAATTCACCTCAGTTAGTGATTCAATTAAAGACACAATGCAAAAAAAAGGGCTGACGGCCAAAGTTAATGCACTTCAACAACAAGTTTTGCAGGATGCGGAGGTCAATCAGTTTATCCAGGCCCATCAACCAGCACTGACCCAAGCGGTTTTTAATCGTGATTTTGCGACAATTTTTGAATATGTTAACCAACGGAATAAACAACGGGCCGGCGATGCGGTGGTCCATGACGGTTATGAACCTCATCTGGTTTTTAGTAATGACCGTATTCTGGTCACCTACACGGAGACCGAAGCACATCGCCAAGCCAATCGCCAAGCGGTTGCCAAAGAATATATTCACCTGGTCGGCATGTCAAAGCAGTTACGCAAGGCTAGTCTGACCCAATTTGCGGATGTTTCTGGTATGTCTGAAGCTTGGAGCAAAACATTGAAGTTTATCACGGCTTACCTGGCGGATCCAGAGCAAGTTGAATTCCATCGCGGCTTGTACCTCCATGGCGCATATGGAATTGGTAAAACTTATTTGATGGGTGCGATGGCAAATGAGCTAGCGGCCCAAAAAATTGAAGTTAGTCTCATTCACGTACCAACTTTAGCGACCGAACTTAAAGCTTTGATCAGTGGGGATGCGACTGATATTCAAAATCGGCTCCGTGAACTACGTGAGGTGCCGGTACTTGTGTTAGATGATATCGGCGCTGAAGCTGATGGGACGGGATGGATTCGCGATGATGTCTTGGGGGTGATTTTAGACGCCCGCATGCAAAATGAACTCCCTACATTTTTCACATCAAACTTTTCAATGGCAGATTTAGAAAGCCAGCATTTTGCGCAAACTAAGCAAGGCATTCAAGAGGTCAAAGCTGAGCGACTGATGCAACGTATCATGTTCCTCGCTGAAGAAGTCAATGTGACTGGTCCTAATCGACGTCTGAACGGTTAA
- a CDS encoding YibE/F family protein, translating into MIVVAVMLLAYVGLRHDTVFYQRQLAEVVTVQKTRTTTQHDEFNNVTHHINQRVHIRLLNGKARGTVTTISNSYDSSLALTQPLKPGMQIFLSSVHGGHGWQFRTMKRDATWLPLLLGMFTLVMVQMGQAGRKTVLAMVVNMGLFILTTYLSSRMQDAAVFWLFIIFSVLAAIITLGLVMGFQQEQTWTVIITVVSTIFLTLGLAQLVFWLTNERGMHFELMTFITQLPGPMFMAMTLVGVLGAVMDEATDMIATLYALLMANPKVTVRQLITAGRHVGQEIFGALSNVLFLIFMANEIPMTLLYLRNGNNIGYTFQMNLSLGMIQTLISAIGIVLTVPVGIFWVWLFRSRRTRGMMP; encoded by the coding sequence ATGATTGTTGTCGCAGTCATGTTATTGGCTTATGTCGGTTTGCGCCATGATACTGTGTTTTACCAGAGACAGCTGGCAGAAGTGGTGACCGTGCAAAAAACTAGGACGACGACGCAACACGATGAATTCAATAATGTGACCCACCATATCAACCAAAGGGTGCACATTCGATTATTAAATGGTAAGGCTAGGGGGACCGTCACGACGATCAGTAACAGCTATGATTCTAGTTTGGCGCTAACCCAACCTCTCAAGCCGGGCATGCAGATTTTCTTATCGAGTGTCCACGGTGGCCACGGTTGGCAATTTCGCACAATGAAGCGGGATGCCACCTGGCTGCCCTTATTGTTAGGTATGTTTACCTTGGTGATGGTCCAGATGGGCCAAGCTGGTCGTAAAACGGTGCTTGCGATGGTCGTCAATATGGGGTTATTCATCTTGACAACTTATCTTAGTAGCAGGATGCAGGACGCTGCTGTGTTCTGGTTGTTTATCATTTTTAGTGTGCTCGCTGCGATCATAACGTTAGGCTTAGTCATGGGCTTTCAACAGGAGCAGACCTGGACGGTGATTATCACCGTCGTTTCCACGATTTTTCTGACATTAGGGTTGGCCCAGCTTGTATTTTGGTTGACCAATGAGCGGGGCATGCATTTTGAATTGATGACTTTTATCACCCAGCTACCCGGCCCAATGTTTATGGCGATGACGCTGGTTGGTGTCCTTGGGGCGGTGATGGACGAAGCGACGGACATGATTGCAACATTGTATGCATTACTGATGGCCAATCCCAAAGTGACGGTCCGCCAGCTGATTACTGCGGGACGGCATGTCGGTCAAGAAATCTTTGGGGCCCTCAGCAATGTCTTGTTCTTAATTTTTATGGCTAATGAAATTCCGATGACACTGCTGTATCTGCGCAATGGCAATAACATTGGCTATACCTTCCAAATGAATTTGTCACTGGGGATGATTCAGACCCTCATTTCGGCGATAGGGATTGTATTGACCGTACCGGTCGGGATCTTTTGGGTATGGTTGTTCCGGAGTCGACGGACGCGGGGGATGATGCCATGA
- the murC gene encoding UDP-N-acetylmuramate--L-alanine ligase yields MNKDTIYYFIGIKGSGMSSLAMILHDQGCQVAGSDIDEYTFTQKPLAAANIPMYSFNAANIKPGMTVIRGNSFTDDQVEVAAALALGEAVTVVSYPDMVQALIQQYTSIGVAGAHGKTSTTGLLAHVLSGIAPTSFLIGDGTGKGVPDARFFVFEADEYRRHFAEYTPDYAILTNIDFDHPDYYTGIDDVFDAFEGFSQHVKKGIFAWGDDTQLRKLSVDVPIYYYGTNPETDDFVASDIKRSTTGSTFDVSYKGEFLGNFQVPLFGKHGVLNSLAVIAVAYFEQIDLDLLRQELTTFRGVKRRFTEKTVGEVTIIDDYAHHPSEITATLDAARQKFPGRELVAVFQPHTFSRTIAYLDEFATSLNLADKVYLTDIFASAREVAGEISSTDLGAKITKFGGIVSPTNVAPLLDHEDPVVVFMGAGDLQKTEFAYENILANLTENLQ; encoded by the coding sequence ATGAATAAGGATACAATCTATTACTTTATTGGCATTAAGGGTTCAGGAATGAGTTCGTTGGCCATGATTTTGCATGATCAGGGATGCCAAGTGGCCGGTTCGGATATTGATGAATATACCTTTACGCAAAAGCCATTGGCAGCTGCTAATATTCCAATGTATTCATTTAATGCCGCAAATATTAAGCCTGGTATGACCGTGATTCGTGGGAATTCTTTTACTGATGACCAAGTTGAAGTGGCCGCGGCCTTAGCTTTAGGTGAGGCTGTCACAGTCGTCTCATATCCGGATATGGTGCAAGCACTGATTCAGCAGTACACCTCAATTGGTGTGGCTGGTGCCCACGGGAAGACTTCAACCACTGGGTTATTGGCGCATGTGCTATCTGGCATTGCACCAACCTCATTTTTGATTGGTGATGGGACCGGTAAAGGGGTGCCTGATGCTCGGTTCTTCGTCTTTGAGGCGGATGAGTATCGACGGCACTTTGCGGAATACACCCCCGACTACGCCATCTTAACGAATATTGATTTTGATCATCCTGACTATTACACGGGTATTGATGACGTGTTTGATGCCTTTGAAGGCTTTAGTCAACACGTGAAGAAGGGAATCTTTGCGTGGGGTGATGATACCCAATTGCGTAAGCTTTCGGTTGATGTGCCCATTTATTACTACGGTACTAATCCGGAAACGGACGATTTCGTGGCATCAGACATTAAGCGTTCAACGACCGGATCAACTTTTGACGTGTCTTACAAAGGTGAGTTCTTAGGTAATTTCCAAGTACCCTTGTTTGGTAAGCACGGCGTGTTGAACTCATTGGCCGTGATCGCGGTAGCCTATTTTGAACAAATTGATTTAGATTTGTTGCGGCAGGAATTGACAACCTTTCGGGGTGTGAAGCGCCGTTTCACAGAAAAAACCGTGGGTGAAGTCACGATTATTGACGATTACGCCCACCATCCTTCTGAAATCACAGCCACGCTAGATGCGGCCCGTCAAAAATTCCCCGGTCGTGAACTAGTCGCCGTTTTCCAACCACACACGTTCTCACGGACAATTGCTTATCTCGATGAGTTTGCCACATCCTTGAATCTAGCGGACAAAGTTTACCTCACTGACATTTTTGCATCGGCACGTGAAGTTGCCGGTGAAATTTCTTCAACAGACTTAGGTGCTAAGATTACCAAGTTTGGCGGTATTGTCTCACCCACGAATGTTGCGCCATTGCTGGATCATGAGGATCCTGTAGTGGTCTTTATGGGTGCCGGTGATTTACAAAAAACCGAATTTGCCTATGAAAACATTTTGGCCAACTTAACTGAAAATCTACAATAA